The following proteins are co-located in the Streptomyces sp. NBC_01198 genome:
- the hemC gene encoding hydroxymethylbilane synthase encodes MTTFPAGRTLRLGTRSSPMALAQATAVSELLRKEHPDLQVELVPVTTEGDRWHGDLSRLGGKGLFVKQIDAMLQRGDVDLAVHCMKDVPGDTPMPEGLVFAAYLPRDDVRDVLVFPEGSGSQTLDDLPAGAVVATSAVRRKAQVNRVRPDLTVVRVRGAVGTRLDKLDGRKPTDTTPDAMILATSGLERLGLSHRGRQVFAVDDLLPAVGAGVLGLECRHDDPATAALLSRLNHGKTMTEVTAERVMLHELRGHCNSPIAGLCTTDPDGRLSLRGMVFSPDGSTSVHAHLRAEPTNDPALLGTRVAAELLQQGAAEIIAAIPH; translated from the coding sequence ATGACCACCTTCCCGGCCGGCCGGACGCTGCGGCTCGGCACCCGCAGCTCACCGATGGCCCTGGCCCAGGCCACCGCCGTGTCCGAGCTCCTGCGCAAGGAGCACCCGGACCTCCAGGTGGAGCTGGTCCCCGTCACCACCGAAGGCGACCGGTGGCACGGCGACCTGTCCCGGCTCGGCGGCAAGGGGCTGTTCGTCAAGCAGATCGACGCCATGCTCCAGCGCGGCGACGTCGACCTGGCCGTCCACTGCATGAAGGACGTCCCCGGCGACACCCCCATGCCCGAGGGCCTGGTCTTCGCCGCCTACCTGCCCCGCGACGACGTGCGGGACGTCCTGGTCTTCCCCGAGGGCTCCGGGTCGCAGACTCTCGACGACCTCCCGGCGGGGGCCGTCGTGGCCACCTCGGCCGTACGCCGCAAGGCCCAGGTCAACCGGGTACGCCCGGACCTCACCGTCGTACGCGTGCGCGGGGCCGTCGGCACCCGGCTCGACAAGCTCGACGGCAGGAAGCCCACCGACACCACGCCGGACGCCATGATCCTGGCGACCTCCGGACTGGAGCGGCTCGGCCTGTCCCACCGCGGCCGGCAGGTCTTCGCCGTGGACGACCTGCTCCCCGCCGTCGGAGCCGGGGTCCTCGGCCTGGAGTGCCGCCACGACGACCCCGCAACCGCCGCCCTGTTGTCCCGGCTGAACCACGGGAAGACCATGACCGAGGTCACCGCCGAGCGCGTGATGCTCCACGAGCTGCGCGGCCACTGCAACAGCCCGATCGCCGGCCTCTGCACCACCGACCCCGACGGACGCCTCAGCCTGCGGGGCATGGTCTTCTCCCCCGACGGCTCCACCTCCGTCCACGCCCACCTCCGGGCCGAGCCCACCAACGACCCGGCCCTCCTCGGCACCCGCGTCGCGGCGGAACTCCTCCAGCAGGGCGCGGCCGAGATCATCGCGGCCATCCCCCACTGA